One region of Quercus lobata isolate SW786 chromosome 2, ValleyOak3.0 Primary Assembly, whole genome shotgun sequence genomic DNA includes:
- the LOC115957079 gene encoding uncharacterized protein LOC115957079, translating into MHLRSGRLVTSSEEQSNSKSKSSSEPQSSPQSRLNMDPPPQDELRQAIAELTARLGHLEARYDEENAHNGRNNNRHGPHPRQDHRDNEDNSAKHIKVEAPTFDGVRNPQVYNDWVREMDHFFEWYELSEDRKVRFAKMKLVGRAKLHWDSVVNHLRKTRQPPITLWEEMKAKLNEKYFPVSHQGNLLDQWHDLRQDNRSATEYVEQFEEYRIRSNATEDEPITLSRFRKGLNYDLQRELVARQISTLDDAYTLVQDLELIPRPQGGRRFDNRMLPRNNFDGPQGRYLQGTQNRPYLNNRPLHIEENPQGRYQQGPQTRPNPNNRPLRPEDKGKSVVRETFRPNSRIQCFKCQGFGHMAAQCPNKTLLIEELDGEEEVEEVVYEPNIEDIVEIGEDDPTQLACIRALPSFDNLNKGSLDTPVMSVVRCALAQSRESDDWKRNTIFQTFVKCGTTNCKVIIDSGSCINAVSSKLVSLLGLKLVAHPKPYKVSWVDDSSITIKDRCLVPIHILSYKA; encoded by the coding sequence ATGCATTTGCGTAGTGGTCGTCTAGTAACTAGTTCTGAAGAACAGTCTAATTCCAAATCAAAGTCTAGTTCTGAACCCCAGTCTAGTCCTCAATCCCGCCTAAACATGGATCCTCCTCCCCAAGATGAATTAAGACAAGCCATCGCAGAGCTTACTGCCCGTCTAGGCCACTTAGAGGCTAGGTATGACGAGGAAAATGCACATAATGGAAGAAATAATAATAGGCATGGCCCTCACCCTAGGCAAGACCATAGAGACAATGAAGACAACTCCGCTAAGCATATCAAAGTAGAGGCCCCTACCTTCGATGGTGTTAGGAACCCTCAGGTCTACAATGATTGGGTGCGAGAGATGGATCATTTTTTTGAGTGGTATGAACTGTCTGAGGATAGAAAGGTTAGGTTTGCCAAAATGAAACTTGTAGGAAGAGCAAAACTCCATTGGGATAGTGTTGTCAACCACCTCCGTAAGACCCGCCAACCACCCATAACTCTTTGGGAAGAAATGAAGGCCAAGCTCAATGAAAAGTACTTCCCAGTCTCTCATCAAGGCAATTTGTTGGATCAATGGCATGATTTGAGACAAGACAATAGGTCTGCTACTGAGTATGTAGAACAATTTGAAGAGTACAGGATACGTAGCAATGCAACTGAGGATGAGCCAATTACCTTGAGCAGATTTAGGAAAGGCCTCAATTATGATCTTCAAAGAGAATTGGTGGCTCGACAAATCTCAACTCTTGATGATGCTTATACCTTAGTGCAAGATTTAGAGCTGATCCCTAGGCCCCAAGGTGGAAGGAGATTTGACAATCGCATGTTGCCTCGCAACAATTTTGATGGTCCCCAAGGTAGATACCTCCAAGGTACCCAAAATAGGCCTTATCTCAACAACAGACCCTTACACATAGAAGAAAATCCTCAGGGTAGATACCAACAAGGTCCTCAAACTAGACCCAATCCCAACAATAGGCCCTTACGCCCAGAAGACAAAGGGAAGAGTGTGGTTAGAGAGACATTTAGGCCAAATTCTAGAATCCAGTGCTTTAAGTGTCAAGGCTTTGGTCATATGGCTGCCCAATGTCCTAATAAGACTTTGTTGATTGAAGAATTGGATGGAGAGGAAGAGGTAGAAGAAGTAGTCTATGAGCCTAACATTGAAGACATTGTAGAAATAGGAGAGGATGATCCCACCCAATTAGCTTGCATTAGAGCCCTACCATCTTTTGATAACCTCAACAAAGGTAGTCTTGATACTCCTGTAATGAGTGTTGTTAGGTGTGCTCTAGCACAGTCCCGAGAAAGTGATGATTGGAAAAGAAATACTATCTTCCAAACCTTTGTCAAGTGTGGAACCACAAATTGCAAGGTTATCATTGACAGTGGAAGTTGCATTAATGCAGTTTCTTCTAAACTTGTCTCCCTCCTAGGTTTGAAGTTAGTTGCCCATCCTAAGCCCTATAAGGTTTCTTGGGTAGATGATTCATCTATCACCATCAAGGATAGGTGTCTTGTTCCTATTCATATCCTCTCATACAAGGCTTAG